Proteins encoded together in one Chryseobacterium taklimakanense window:
- a CDS encoding Crp/Fnr family transcriptional regulator, which yields MTFPEMLATYITIDDDIRSFLNTQTEKISVKKGTVISDQNTLNRKVYFVEKGLLRSFYFEKGKDITTNFYPENSILANKDTIFEKIPARHSIEAIEDSEIVFFRYSKMEELCETSLTIANFSRRVLGLLMTNMERRINSLQYMTAKEKYIQLLEDNSDILLRAPLGMIASYLGISQETLSRIRSEV from the coding sequence ATGACTTTTCCCGAAATGCTTGCCACCTACATCACCATCGACGATGATATCCGCAGTTTTCTGAACACCCAGACCGAAAAAATATCTGTGAAAAAAGGAACCGTTATCAGCGATCAGAACACTTTAAACCGCAAGGTGTATTTTGTAGAAAAAGGGCTTCTGCGCTCGTTTTATTTTGAAAAAGGAAAAGACATCACCACCAATTTTTACCCCGAAAACAGCATTCTCGCCAATAAAGACACCATTTTTGAGAAAATTCCGGCGCGGCATTCCATTGAAGCCATAGAAGACAGTGAGATTGTCTTTTTCCGTTACTCGAAAATGGAAGAGCTCTGCGAAACTTCGCTCACCATAGCCAATTTCAGCCGCCGTGTTTTGGGACTTCTGATGACGAATATGGAAAGGCGCATCAATTCCTTGCAGTATATGACGGCAAAGGAAAAATATATTCAGCTTTTAGAAGATAATTCTGATATACTTTTGCGTGCGCCGCTTGGGATGATAGCTTCCTATCTTGGCATATCTCAGGAAACTTTGAGTAGGATCAGAAGTGAAGTTTAG
- the pstC gene encoding phosphate ABC transporter permease subunit PstC, with protein sequence MNAVTNREKKDIIFKWLFRITGLLVIAVLGGIFLMLVYNSVAFFTRQSPLDFISGSQWNPSYGEYGILPLIVSTTLVTLGAMLIAIPLGLGTATFLSEYCPPKLKAVLKPAIEMLAAVPSVAIGFLGIVLLGPGIADVTNQSNGLNAINGAILLAIMALPTIITVSEDAINAVPQTYREASLGIGADRWETVRKIVIPAAAPGIIAAVMLGVGRAIGETMTVLMATGNAAAFPKGFFDSVRTITATIAIEMGEVPYNTTHYYALYAIAAVLFFMTLIVNLLGEFFVNRFRKFQAM encoded by the coding sequence ATGAACGCAGTAACGAACAGAGAAAAGAAAGACATCATCTTCAAATGGCTTTTCCGGATTACGGGATTGCTGGTTATTGCCGTGTTGGGCGGTATTTTTTTAATGCTGGTTTATAATTCAGTCGCTTTCTTTACACGGCAGTCGCCGCTAGATTTTATCTCGGGTTCGCAATGGAATCCCTCTTATGGGGAATACGGAATCTTGCCATTAATCGTTTCCACCACGCTGGTTACCCTCGGTGCGATGCTCATCGCCATTCCTTTGGGTCTAGGTACTGCAACTTTTCTTTCTGAATACTGCCCGCCAAAACTGAAAGCGGTCTTAAAACCGGCCATTGAGATGCTGGCCGCGGTTCCTTCTGTAGCCATCGGGTTTTTGGGAATTGTTTTGCTGGGTCCCGGAATCGCTGATGTTACCAACCAAAGTAACGGTTTGAACGCGATTAATGGGGCCATTCTTCTGGCGATTATGGCTTTGCCGACGATCATTACTGTAAGTGAGGACGCCATCAATGCCGTGCCGCAAACCTACCGCGAAGCCAGCCTGGGAATTGGTGCCGACCGATGGGAAACCGTGAGGAAAATCGTAATTCCTGCCGCAGCTCCCGGAATTATTGCTGCTGTAATGCTCGGCGTTGGACGCGCCATTGGGGAAACGATGACGGTCTTAATGGCCACAGGTAATGCCGCCGCCTTCCCGAAAGGTTTCTTCGACAGTGTGAGGACGATCACGGCAACCATCGCTATCGAAATGGGTGAGGTTCCCTACAATACCACCCATTATTATGCGCTTTATGCGATTGCAGCGGTGCTGTTTTTTATGACTTTAATTGTGAATCTGCTTGGCGAATTTTTTGTCAACAGGTTCAGAAAATTCCAGGCGATGTGA
- the pstA gene encoding phosphate ABC transporter permease PstA produces MMKGLNKYFEWFVLLLCTAIVLLFLGIIIFDIVVKGSGAFSWDFISTSPKKAMTEGGILPAIIGTVILTLLTALFCIPFGVACAIYLNEYAKENYLTKTIRASIRNLSGIPSIIYGLFGLALFVQGLNLGTSMLSAGLTLGLLSLPYIITTTEEALRRIPNSTREAAMGVGATQFESIKDVVLPSALPGILTGVVLTLSRAAGETAPILFTGVAFFITGKTGNVNQEFMALPYHLYMLSTQHQAIEQVRPLAYGTALVLIMVVFLLSLTAFYIRYKYSKNGK; encoded by the coding sequence ATGATGAAGGGGCTGAACAAATATTTTGAGTGGTTCGTCTTACTGCTTTGCACGGCGATCGTCCTTCTGTTTTTAGGAATCATTATTTTTGATATTGTCGTGAAAGGTTCGGGCGCTTTCAGTTGGGATTTTATTTCCACATCACCAAAGAAAGCAATGACTGAAGGCGGAATTCTGCCTGCAATTATCGGCACGGTGATTCTTACACTTTTAACCGCACTGTTTTGTATTCCGTTTGGGGTGGCCTGCGCAATTTATCTGAATGAATATGCCAAGGAAAATTACCTTACCAAAACCATCCGCGCATCCATCAGGAATCTGTCGGGAATTCCGTCGATCATTTACGGGCTTTTCGGACTCGCGCTTTTTGTTCAGGGACTGAATTTGGGAACATCGATGCTTTCCGCTGGGCTCACGTTGGGCTTGCTTTCTTTGCCCTACATCATCACTACCACGGAAGAGGCTTTGAGAAGGATTCCAAATTCTACGCGCGAAGCCGCAATGGGTGTTGGTGCAACACAGTTTGAAAGTATAAAGGATGTCGTGCTTCCTTCAGCACTGCCGGGAATTTTAACGGGCGTTGTCCTTACGCTTTCCCGGGCGGCCGGAGAAACTGCACCTATTCTTTTCACCGGAGTTGCATTTTTCATCACCGGAAAAACCGGAAATGTGAACCAGGAATTTATGGCGCTGCCGTATCATTTATATATGCTTTCCACCCAGCATCAGGCAATTGAGCAGGTGAGGCCTCTGGCATACGGAACGGCATTGGTGTTGATTATGGTCGTTTTTCTTTTAAGTTTAACGGCTTTTTATATCAGATATAAATACTCTAAAAATGGAAAATAA
- a CDS encoding GreA/GreB family elongation factor — MSRGFVKEGDQEEIPLIPPRADLPPGTVNFVTEIGYAQLLAERDQMIHERDNTLISDENENRITVNLINAKLQLLLDRISSAKIVNLAKQPKNIVKFGAEVYFTVDSDPKIQHYQIVGVDEANVAEGKIAFTSPIAKIFMDRKVGDRVTLKLGKAEKQFEIVSIKY; from the coding sequence ATGAGCAGGGGATTTGTGAAAGAAGGTGATCAGGAGGAAATTCCGCTGATTCCGCCGCGTGCCGATTTACCGCCCGGTACGGTAAACTTCGTTACAGAAATCGGATACGCTCAGTTACTCGCCGAACGTGATCAAATGATTCACGAGCGCGACAATACCTTGATTTCGGACGAGAATGAAAATCGCATTACCGTAAATTTAATCAATGCGAAACTGCAACTGTTACTCGATCGAATTTCGTCTGCGAAAATTGTTAACCTTGCCAAACAACCCAAAAATATAGTGAAGTTCGGTGCTGAAGTGTATTTTACGGTTGATTCCGATCCCAAAATCCAGCATTATCAGATCGTCGGCGTTGATGAGGCAAATGTTGCAGAAGGAAAAATAGCGTTTACCTCTCCGATTGCGAAAATCTTTATGGACAGAAAGGTAGGTGATCGCGTGACATTGAAATTGGGAAAAGCGGAAAAGCAGTTTGAAATTGTGTCGATAAAATACTGA
- a CDS encoding Na+/H+ antiporter, giving the protein MLENLTFYLILVIIIVLLVMLAKKIRVAYPVLLVVAGLGISFIPGTPTIHIEPELIFFIFLPPLLYEAAWAASWKELWRWRRIVVSFAFVVVFFTSLVVAFVANHFIPGFSLALGFLLGGIVSPPDAVSAGAILKFVKIPKRYSSILEGESLLNDASSLIIFRFAMIAVATGQFIWQEAALSFVWMCIGGAGIGILLGIFFMKMHRLLPTDANIDVVLTLVAPFFMYLVAEELHASGVLAVVSGGLLLSNRSHSFLATSSRLGTLNVWSSLVFLLNGIVFMMIGLDLPQIVSGLETDLSTAFGYGVLITVILMLTRIVAAYGAVFITMIMRNFITVADRQNPGWKAPALIGWTGMRGVVSLAAALSIPLTLQDGTPFPHRNLILFITFVVILLTLVVQGLTLPFLIKKFKIQDPDFTRSEKEIDYEIRNELAKIGVKRIRDTHFDKLEKFPALQDQLQTWENRVNSSEVILNFPEYREIYLDIINQQREWLISKNREELLLDEEIVRKHLKMLDLQEEKLAMQ; this is encoded by the coding sequence ATGCTTGAGAATCTTACATTTTACCTGATCCTGGTGATCATCATCGTTTTGCTGGTGATGCTTGCCAAAAAAATACGGGTTGCATATCCGGTTTTGCTGGTCGTGGCCGGTTTGGGCATCAGTTTTATTCCCGGCACGCCTACGATTCATATAGAACCTGAACTGATATTTTTTATTTTTCTGCCGCCGCTTTTGTATGAAGCTGCCTGGGCGGCTTCGTGGAAAGAACTGTGGCGCTGGCGCAGGATTGTGGTCAGTTTTGCTTTTGTGGTGGTGTTTTTTACCTCTTTGGTTGTAGCTTTTGTCGCCAATCATTTCATTCCTGGATTTTCGCTGGCGCTCGGTTTTCTTTTGGGTGGAATAGTTTCGCCGCCGGATGCCGTGAGCGCCGGAGCGATTTTGAAATTTGTAAAAATTCCGAAACGGTATTCCTCTATTCTTGAAGGTGAAAGTTTGCTGAACGATGCTTCATCACTGATTATTTTCCGCTTTGCAATGATTGCCGTTGCCACGGGACAATTCATCTGGCAGGAAGCTGCCCTGAGTTTCGTGTGGATGTGTATCGGTGGTGCCGGAATCGGAATCCTTCTGGGGATTTTCTTTATGAAGATGCACCGCCTGTTGCCCACTGATGCCAATATCGATGTCGTGCTCACGCTCGTGGCACCGTTCTTCATGTATCTGGTAGCGGAAGAGCTTCACGCGTCCGGTGTTCTGGCTGTAGTTTCCGGTGGTTTGTTGCTTTCCAACAGAAGTCATTCGTTTCTGGCTACTTCATCGCGTTTAGGGACGCTAAATGTCTGGAGCAGTTTGGTTTTTTTGCTGAATGGAATTGTTTTTATGATGATTGGGCTCGACCTTCCGCAGATTGTTTCAGGGCTTGAAACAGACTTGTCCACAGCATTCGGTTATGGCGTTTTGATTACCGTTATTCTGATGTTAACAAGAATCGTTGCGGCTTATGGCGCCGTATTCATCACGATGATTATGCGTAATTTCATCACGGTTGCCGACCGACAAAATCCAGGCTGGAAAGCACCTGCATTAATCGGTTGGACCGGAATGCGCGGCGTGGTTTCGCTGGCTGCCGCACTTTCTATTCCGCTGACTTTGCAGGATGGAACGCCCTTTCCCCACAGGAACTTGATATTATTCATCACTTTCGTGGTCATTCTGCTCACTTTGGTGGTTCAGGGTTTAACGCTGCCTTTTCTCATCAAAAAATTCAAAATTCAGGATCCTGATTTTACCCGATCTGAAAAGGAAATCGATTATGAAATCCGGAACGAGCTTGCAAAAATAGGGGTGAAGAGAATCCGGGACACCCATTTCGACAAACTTGAAAAATTCCCGGCGTTACAGGATCAGTTGCAAACCTGGGAAAACCGTGTGAACAGTTCGGAAGTTATTCTGAATTTTCCGGAATACCGTGAAATTTACCTGGATATCATCAACCAGCAGCGCGAATGGCTGATCTCCAAAAACCGTGAAGAACTTCTGCTGGATGAAGAAATTGTACGTAAACATTTAAAAATGCTAGACTTACAGGAGGAAAAACTGGCCATGCAGTAA
- a CDS encoding GNAT family N-acetyltransferase: MKSEIKFRKATQDDADIIWKILQQAIERRRRDGSLQWQNGYPNPETVNSDIQKQIGYVLTENDRVVAYCAVLLNDEPAYENIEGKWLSDGDFNVVHRVAVSDEVAGKGYATEIFRRIEDFSRQNGIFSVKVDTNFDNAAMLHILKKLGYTYCGEVYLSGGVRKAFEKLI, encoded by the coding sequence ATGAAATCAGAAATAAAATTCAGAAAGGCAACTCAGGACGACGCCGATATAATCTGGAAAATTCTCCAGCAGGCCATCGAAAGACGCAGGCGGGACGGCTCCCTACAGTGGCAGAACGGTTATCCAAATCCCGAAACTGTAAACTCAGACATTCAAAAGCAAATCGGCTATGTCCTGACCGAAAATGACCGTGTTGTCGCCTACTGTGCCGTGCTGTTGAACGATGAGCCGGCTTATGAAAATATTGAGGGTAAATGGCTTTCGGACGGCGATTTCAATGTGGTGCACCGCGTAGCAGTCTCTGATGAGGTTGCCGGAAAAGGTTACGCCACAGAGATTTTCCGAAGGATTGAAGATTTCTCCCGCCAAAACGGAATTTTCAGCGTAAAAGTGGACACGAACTTTGATAACGCAGCCATGCTTCACATCCTTAAAAAACTGGGCTATACTTATTGCGGTGAAGTTTATCTGTCAGGCGGTGTAAGGAAAGCTTTCGAGAAACTTATTTAA
- a CDS encoding MarR family winged helix-turn-helix transcriptional regulator gives MMEKSESLKLDQQICFPLYVLSKEITGLYRPILEELDLTYPQYLVMMVLWEQEGLAVSAIGEKLFLDSGTLTPVLKRLESKGLITRVRNKNDERMVLLFLTEQGKDLRQQACSIPQKLLSQINIKIEDLENFKETLTQLINNLKK, from the coding sequence ATGATGGAAAAATCGGAATCTTTAAAACTTGATCAACAGATCTGCTTTCCGCTCTACGTTCTTTCCAAGGAAATTACGGGACTGTACAGGCCTATTCTGGAGGAACTGGATTTAACCTATCCACAATACCTCGTGATGATGGTGCTGTGGGAACAGGAAGGCCTGGCAGTATCCGCTATCGGTGAAAAACTTTTTCTGGACAGCGGCACTTTGACTCCTGTTCTTAAAAGACTGGAAAGCAAAGGCTTAATCACCAGAGTCAGAAACAAGAACGATGAAAGAATGGTGCTGCTGTTCCTCACCGAACAGGGTAAAGATTTGAGACAGCAGGCGTGCAGCATTCCGCAAAAACTTCTTTCGCAGATCAATATTAAAATTGAAGATCTCGAAAATTTTAAAGAGACCCTAACCCAATTAATCAATAATTTAAAAAAGTAA
- a CDS encoding arsenate-mycothiol transferase ArsC, with amino-acid sequence MKTEIGEIINGFQKNKISEERKQVLQPLIDYIREKQTHKEKIRLNFICTHNSRRSHLSQIWAQTMAHYFRIDNVECFSGGTEATAMFPKVAETLAKQGFEITKLSENQNPVYAIKFDKDEMPVVGFSKKYDDPFNPESGFCAVMTCSSADQGCPFIAGADKRIPVRYEDPKMYDGHAEMDEKYLQKSLEIGQEMFYVFSKVAEK; translated from the coding sequence ATGAAAACTGAAATAGGTGAAATCATTAATGGTTTTCAGAAAAACAAAATTTCTGAAGAACGAAAGCAAGTTTTGCAACCGTTAATAGACTACATTCGAGAAAAACAGACACACAAAGAAAAAATACGACTGAATTTTATCTGCACTCACAATTCAAGAAGAAGCCATTTGTCGCAAATTTGGGCGCAAACTATGGCCCATTATTTTAGAATTGACAATGTAGAATGTTTTTCCGGCGGCACAGAAGCCACGGCAATGTTCCCTAAAGTTGCGGAAACCTTGGCAAAACAGGGTTTTGAAATCACCAAATTATCAGAAAATCAAAATCCGGTTTACGCTATAAAATTTGACAAAGATGAAATGCCTGTGGTAGGATTTTCAAAGAAATACGATGATCCCTTCAATCCCGAAAGCGGTTTTTGTGCAGTTATGACCTGTTCTAGCGCAGACCAAGGCTGTCCTTTTATTGCGGGAGCAGACAAAAGAATTCCGGTTCGCTACGAAGATCCCAAAATGTATGACGGACATGCGGAAATGGACGAAAAGTATCTGCAAAAAAGTTTAGAAATCGGCCAGGAAATGTTTTATGTCTTTTCAAAAGTTGCCGAAAAGTAA
- a CDS encoding PstS family phosphate ABC transporter substrate-binding protein translates to MKKAIFLILTTLLWSCSKDRNSIKIKGSDTEVNLAVELAEKFYSQNSNFSLAVSGGGSGLGIASLYNGQADIANSSRPLSDDEKSMFREKGIKLITNVFAEDATAIVVNPQVPVDEIDVPTLSKIFSGEITNWKSLTGNDLPINIYGRQSNSGTHSFVQKKLKIKFSQKAKEMNGNAQIMEGIKADASGIGYVGAGYLLNEDQKNMKVKALKISEEKGATAISPLDHEAIKAKKYFFQRPLYQFIPEKSWEAAKPFIDFEKTETGKEIIRNSGYYVVD, encoded by the coding sequence ATGAAAAAGGCTATATTTCTCATACTTACCACGCTTTTATGGTCCTGTTCCAAAGACCGGAACTCTATCAAAATAAAGGGCTCCGATACCGAGGTTAACCTTGCCGTCGAACTGGCGGAAAAATTTTATTCCCAGAACAGCAATTTCAGCCTGGCAGTTTCCGGTGGTGGCTCCGGTTTGGGAATCGCTTCGCTGTACAATGGGCAGGCCGATATCGCGAATTCGTCGCGTCCGCTTTCCGATGATGAGAAAAGTATGTTTCGGGAAAAAGGCATTAAACTTATCACAAATGTTTTTGCGGAAGATGCCACTGCGATCGTCGTAAATCCTCAGGTTCCGGTGGATGAAATTGATGTTCCTACACTTTCAAAAATCTTCAGCGGCGAAATCACCAACTGGAAATCACTCACCGGAAACGACCTGCCCATCAATATTTACGGCAGGCAAAGCAATTCCGGTACACATTCTTTTGTTCAGAAAAAGCTTAAAATAAAATTCTCGCAAAAAGCCAAGGAAATGAACGGCAATGCCCAAATTATGGAGGGCATAAAAGCCGATGCGTCCGGCATAGGGTATGTGGGCGCAGGTTACCTTCTGAATGAAGACCAAAAAAACATGAAAGTAAAAGCCCTGAAAATTTCTGAAGAAAAAGGCGCAACTGCAATCTCACCGCTGGATCACGAAGCAATAAAAGCGAAAAAATATTTCTTCCAGAGGCCGCTTTACCAGTTCATCCCAGAAAAATCCTGGGAGGCAGCCAAACCGTTCATCGATTTTGAAAAAACGGAAACCGGTAAGGAAATCATCAGAAATTCAGGTTACTATGTTGTGGATTAA
- a CDS encoding GbsR/MarR family transcriptional regulator has protein sequence MASNNINIDENIFRDLQRFYGSIFNLPPLAAKIYAYLKFDFEKKGLTFEDLVEVFSASKSSVSENINLLLKHNLIENSESYNERKRHFIINGDYVKIRFQEIVEKMESEIDILDRLHSYRNSPDESLNEKYSIYRLLLTKNIENIQDSLKKLYNEE, from the coding sequence ATGGCGTCTAATAATATAAATATCGACGAAAACATCTTCAGAGATTTGCAGCGGTTTTACGGAAGTATTTTTAACCTCCCGCCGCTTGCCGCCAAGATTTATGCTTATTTAAAGTTTGATTTTGAAAAGAAGGGACTGACGTTTGAGGATTTAGTGGAAGTATTTTCAGCGAGCAAAAGTTCAGTTTCAGAAAATATTAATCTTCTCCTGAAACATAATTTGATTGAAAATTCTGAATCTTATAACGAAAGAAAAAGACATTTCATCATCAACGGAGATTACGTTAAAATAAGGTTTCAGGAAATCGTGGAAAAAATGGAGTCAGAAATCGATATTCTCGACAGGCTGCACAGTTACCGGAACAGCCCCGACGAAAGCCTGAACGAAAAATACAGCATATACCGCTTGCTTTTAACTAAAAATATTGAAAACATACAGGATTCATTAAAAAAACTATACAATGAAGAATAA
- a CDS encoding alpha/beta hydrolase: MKNNFLLLLIFLSGFFFSQEYKPDILGNGFEQKTLNFPNDYEGKVTATIIRKKAESPTHKAVLYIHGFNDYFFQAEMAEKFNEKGFDFYALDLRKYGRSYLPHQTFNNVRNLDEYNAEIDEALKIIAAENHNRILLAGHSTGGLITTRYMKYHTGNPNITGLWVNSPFYDFNMGFLAKKIGVPIISGLGKYYPDTKIGGGFSTFYGESLHKDFKGEWNYDLKLKPNANGKVNFGFIRAIHRAQKDIRNAELKVPVLVMHSEKSGYPKVWNEEVTSTDIILNVKDIHKNAENFKGNVTIIPVKGGIHDLVLSKKPVREKVYDELFSWLQKIDF; this comes from the coding sequence ATGAAAAACAACTTTTTACTGCTGCTGATTTTCCTTTCGGGGTTTTTCTTTTCTCAGGAATATAAGCCGGATATTTTGGGAAACGGTTTTGAGCAGAAAACATTGAATTTCCCCAACGATTACGAAGGAAAAGTTACCGCAACTATCATCCGCAAAAAAGCGGAAAGTCCGACCCATAAGGCAGTGCTGTATATTCACGGGTTTAACGATTATTTCTTTCAGGCGGAAATGGCTGAAAAATTCAATGAAAAAGGGTTTGACTTTTATGCTTTGGATTTAAGAAAATATGGACGTTCGTATCTGCCGCATCAAACTTTTAATAATGTCAGAAATCTGGACGAATACAATGCCGAAATCGATGAAGCTTTAAAAATCATTGCTGCTGAAAATCATAACAGAATTCTGTTGGCAGGGCACTCAACCGGCGGCTTGATTACGACACGGTATATGAAATATCACACTGGAAATCCGAACATTACCGGACTTTGGGTGAACAGTCCGTTTTATGATTTCAATATGGGGTTTCTGGCAAAAAAAATTGGAGTTCCCATCATCAGCGGTTTGGGAAAATATTATCCTGACACGAAAATTGGCGGTGGATTTTCCACTTTCTACGGTGAAAGCCTGCATAAAGATTTTAAGGGCGAATGGAATTATGATTTAAAACTGAAACCCAATGCCAACGGGAAAGTGAATTTTGGCTTTATCCGTGCGATTCACCGCGCACAGAAAGACATCCGCAACGCAGAACTAAAGGTTCCGGTATTGGTGATGCATTCTGAAAAATCGGGCTATCCAAAAGTCTGGAATGAGGAAGTGACTTCTACCGATATCATCCTGAACGTGAAGGATATTCATAAAAATGCTGAAAATTTTAAGGGGAATGTCACGATAATTCCCGTAAAAGGCGGCATTCACGATTTGGTGCTTTCCAAAAAACCGGTGCGCGAAAAAGTGTATGACGAACTTTTCAGTTGGCTACAAAAGATTGATTTTTAA
- the pstB gene encoding phosphate ABC transporter ATP-binding protein PstB gives MENNIKLSGHSVNLWFGQKHVLKNCNIDFEKNRVTALIGPSGCGKSTLLRCFNRMHDLNTEAKVEGDFRLDNEDIYDRRTSVTQIRKKIGMVFQKANPFPKSIYENINYGLKINNFPVRDRAKIIEKSLKESYIWDEVKDDLKKPATRLSGGQQQRLCIARTVALRPDVILMDEPCSALDPISTKKVEELIHELKKDYTIVIVTHNMQQAQRVADKTCFMYLGEVIEFGDTAQIFSNPQHELTQKYIRGAFG, from the coding sequence ATGGAAAATAATATAAAACTTTCAGGCCACAGCGTGAACCTTTGGTTTGGCCAAAAACATGTCCTGAAAAACTGTAATATCGATTTCGAGAAGAACAGAGTTACAGCCCTGATCGGCCCTTCCGGTTGTGGAAAATCTACGTTGCTGAGATGCTTCAACCGTATGCATGACCTGAATACAGAAGCCAAAGTGGAAGGTGATTTCCGTTTGGATAATGAAGATATTTATGACCGCAGAACATCTGTTACCCAAATCAGGAAAAAAATCGGAATGGTGTTCCAGAAAGCAAACCCATTCCCGAAAAGCATTTACGAAAACATCAATTACGGCCTTAAAATCAATAATTTTCCGGTGCGGGACCGCGCAAAGATTATCGAAAAATCTTTAAAGGAAAGTTATATCTGGGATGAGGTGAAAGACGACTTGAAAAAACCTGCAACAAGGCTTTCCGGTGGGCAGCAGCAGCGTCTGTGTATTGCGAGAACAGTTGCTTTAAGGCCTGATGTCATTCTGATGGATGAGCCGTGTTCCGCGCTGGATCCTATTTCCACAAAAAAAGTAGAAGAACTGATCCACGAACTTAAAAAAGATTATACCATCGTCATCGTAACCCACAATATGCAGCAGGCGCAGCGTGTGGCCGATAAAACCTGTTTTATGTACCTGGGGGAAGTCATCGAATTTGGTGACACAGCGCAGATTTTCAGTAATCCTCAGCATGAGCTCACACAGAAGTATATCAGGGGTGCCTTCGGTTAA
- a CDS encoding nitroreductase family protein — MSLLENLQWRHAVKAYDPTKKVAKEDLNRILEAARLAPTSSGLQPFRIISVENQELKEKMVAGALNPEVMRDCSHVLVFAAWDSYSEEKIDKVYDYHTDVRELPRGRFGSYTDQLKKMYGAQTADQHFAHTARQTYIALALAMAQAAELKIDSTPAEGFSNEVVDEILGLREMGLKSVSLLYLGYRDEERDWLSNMKKVRVPMEEFVISQ; from the coding sequence ATGTCATTATTAGAAAATCTACAGTGGAGACACGCTGTAAAGGCGTATGACCCAACCAAAAAAGTTGCAAAGGAAGATTTAAACCGCATCTTAGAAGCGGCCAGGCTGGCTCCAACTTCATCCGGACTTCAACCCTTCCGAATTATTTCTGTGGAGAACCAGGAACTAAAGGAAAAAATGGTGGCAGGCGCTCTAAATCCGGAAGTAATGAGAGATTGTTCACATGTCTTAGTTTTTGCAGCCTGGGACAGCTATTCCGAGGAAAAAATTGACAAAGTTTATGATTATCACACCGATGTGAGAGAATTGCCAAGAGGAAGATTCGGGAGCTATACCGATCAGTTGAAAAAAATGTACGGAGCGCAAACTGCAGATCAGCATTTTGCACATACAGCGCGCCAAACCTATATTGCTCTTGCTCTGGCAATGGCTCAGGCTGCCGAACTGAAAATCGACAGCACCCCAGCCGAAGGTTTCAGCAATGAAGTGGTGGATGAAATTTTAGGTCTGCGCGAAATGGGCTTAAAAAGTGTAAGTTTGCTTTATCTTGGCTACCGAGACGAAGAAAGAGACTGGCTTTCCAATATGAAAAAAGTAAGAGTCCCAATGGAGGAATTCGTTATTTCGCAATAA
- a CDS encoding organic hydroperoxide resistance protein: MKPMYTTSVTAKGGRNGQVKSDNGVIDLAVRMPKALGGANDDFANPEMLFAAGYSACFDSALNRVIMLSKTETGETTVTAKVSIGQIENGGFGLAVELDVNIPGVSLEEAQELTKKAHQICPYSNATRNNIEVKLSVTNN, from the coding sequence ATGAAACCAATGTACACAACCAGTGTCACCGCAAAGGGTGGCAGAAACGGCCAGGTGAAAAGCGATAATGGCGTTATAGATTTGGCAGTACGAATGCCAAAAGCACTGGGCGGCGCGAATGATGATTTCGCAAACCCGGAAATGCTTTTTGCGGCAGGTTATTCCGCCTGTTTTGACAGCGCCCTGAACAGAGTCATTATGCTGTCTAAAACCGAAACCGGTGAAACCACCGTAACAGCCAAAGTAAGCATAGGCCAAATTGAAAACGGCGGATTCGGGCTTGCCGTGGAACTCGATGTAAATATCCCGGGGGTTTCCCTGGAAGAAGCACAGGAACTTACAAAAAAAGCGCATCAGATTTGCCCTTATTCTAATGCCACGAGAAATAATATTGAAGTGAAATTATCGGTGACCAATAATTAG